The following coding sequences are from one Primulina eburnea isolate SZY01 chromosome 15, ASM2296580v1, whole genome shotgun sequence window:
- the LOC140815511 gene encoding uncharacterized protein gives MRHAQGVESLVPLDLEIESTLRRIRRARKNNNLALEFESEEESEVELKPEFKDMAEEEDERTLMELHRPAFGGYGSSIVRPTIQANTIEMKPAIIQMIQLQVIFGGSPFEDPNAHLENFMSICDTIKWNGVSIDAILLRLFPFSLQREAMEWLRDLPPGSITTWDGLVEVFMHRQRDGESLKSAWARFKKMLRMCPRHGFSIGQQVETFYYGVDLPVRSMIDAAANGSLYRKTPTTTLEIISNMAESNVGWQDNRREKKVGFLEMDALTAITAKLDGLTRQMAQLQANKSIPAKPVHQIQGNVEIVGGSSSSDTPFMPDMSCEGIQCCGRDSVNYVGNQENSFEQPHFNPPQHTTQQKPPQQPPKPPQGTGPSMPHSFKPQDSKSILEDMLAKYISGNEMRWQNHDAMMQRVETQLGQLATQMATRAPGSLPSDMEKNPKGVNAVTMTSPQKQEVVDVEENVQENGSSKQGPEDARKTGKSLNSNLTVDINSLPFPQRAKKLQLDTQYSKFLEIFKKLHIIIPFAEALAQIPFYAKFLMEILSNKRKLVDFETVKLSEECSAILKNKLPPKAKDPGSFSIPCTIRTSFFGKALCDLGSSINLMPYSCFEKLGIGEVRPTTISLQLADRSIKYPRGVVEDVLVKVDKFIFPLDFVV, from the exons ATGAGGCATGCTCAAGGCGTCGAAAGTCTAGTGCCACTTGATCTAGAGATTGAAAGCACTCTCCGTCGCATCCGTAGAGCTCGAAAGAacaacaacttggctcttgaattcGAATCTGAGGAGGAATCTGAAGTAGAACTTAAACCAGAATTTAAAGACATGGCCGAAGAAGAAGATGAGCGTACTTTAATGGAGCTTCACAGACCAGCGTTTGGAGGATATGGCTCTAGTATCGTCCGCCCTACAATTCAAGCGAACACTATCGAAATGAAGCCAGCCATCATCCAAATGATTCAACTCCAAGTCATATTTGGAGGATCGCCTTTTGAAGATCCCAATGCACATCTGGAGAACTTTATGTCAATCTGTGATACAATCAAGTGGAATGGGGTGAGTATTGATGCCATTTTACTCAGATTATTTCCATTTTCCCTACAAAGAGAGGCTATGGAGTGGCTTCGAGATCTTCCACCTGGttctatcactacatgggatGGATTAGTCGAGGTCTTCATGCACAG ACAGAGAGACGGAGAATCTTTGAAATCAGCGTGGGCAAGGTTTAAGAAGATGTTGAGAATGTGCCCAAGACATGGTTTTTCAATAGGCCAGCAGGTTGAGACGTTCTACTATGGGGTGGATCTACCTGTGAGATCTATGATTGATGCAGCGGCCAACGGTAGCTTATACAGGAAAACGCCAACCACGACGCTTGAAATCATATCTAATATGGCAGAGAGCAATGTGGGTTGGCAAGACAACCGTAGGGAGAAGAAAGTCGGATTTCTTGAGATGGATGCTTTGACAGCGATCACAGCAAAGCTTGATGGATTGACACGTCAGATGGCACAGTTACAGGCAAATAAATCAATACCAGCCAAGCCAGTGCATCAAATTCAGGGAAACGTTGAGATAGTTGGTGGATCATCATCTAGTGACACGCCATTCATGCCAGATATGTCTTGTGAGGGAATACAGTGTTGTGGAAGGGACTCAGTGAATTATGTGGGGAACCAAg AGAATTCTTTTGAGCAACCACATTTTAATCCTCCACAGCATACTACACAGCAAAAGCCTCCTCAGCAACCACCTAAACCTCCGCAAGGTACAGGACCTTCTATGCCACACAGTTTCAAGCCACAGGATAGCAAGtcgattcttgaggatatgctagCCAAGTACATATCCGGGAATGAGATGAGATGGCAAAATCACGATGCTATGATGCAAAGGGTGGAGACTCAACTAGGGCAGTTGGCGACACAAATGGCTACACGTGCTCCGGGTTCACTACCTAGTGACATGGAAAAGAATCCGAAGGGTGTCAATGCTGTCACGATGACATCCCCCCAAAAGCAAGAGGTAGTTGATGTTGAGGAAAATGTGCAAGAAAATGGGTCATCCAAGCAAGGGCCCGAGGATGCAAGGAAAACAGGTAAGTCTCTAAACTCAAATCTCACTGTTGATATTAATTCACTCCCGTTTCCCCAAAGAGCAAAGAAACTGCAACTGGATACCCAATATTCAAAATTccttgagattttcaaaaagcTGCACATAATTATCCCATTTGCAGAAGCTTTAGCTCAAATTCCCTTCTATGCAAAATTTCTTATGGAAATTTTATCAAACAAGAGGAAACTAGTGGATTTTGAGACAGTGAAGCTTTCGGAGGAATGTTCCGCAATTCTAAAAAATAAGTTGCCTCCAAAAGCTAAGGACCCAGGTAGCTTCTCTATCCCTTGTACCATAAGAACTTCGTTTTTTGGTAAAGCTTTGTGTGATTTAGGTTCAAGCATTAATTTAATGCCTTATTCATGTTTTGAGAAGCTAGGAATTGGTGAAGTTAGACCTACTACAATTTCCCTACAATTAGCTGATAGATCTATTAAATACCCTAGGGGAGTAGTAGAGGATGTTTTAGTGAAGGTTGACAAGTTTATTTTCCCACTGGACTTTGTTGTGTAA